The following nucleotide sequence is from uncultured Draconibacterium sp..
ATACGCTTAGCTTTTTTAATTTTCGAATGCACGGTTACTCCGGAAATATCTTTTCGAAAGCTTTCTTTCGGTAATCAAAAATCTCCTCCAGCTTTCGTCGAATAACCAGCGCATTTGCAATTTGCCCAAGAAAACCCAATGGCGGACTGTAACTAACAATATCTTTCATTAATACGCCGCCTTCTACCGCTTCGATGTGATGCTCGTGATGCCAGAGTTTGTAAGGTCCCACGCGCTGCTCATCAACAAAATACTTTTGCGGAACCACATGTGTAATTTCGGTTACCCAGGTGGTTGGAATTCCCAACAGCGGCCGCACGGTATAGGCGATAATCATTCCTTCGTAAGCCGCATCAGGTAAATTTGGAGTACGAATATCAAATCCCATGTAGGATGGTGTAATGCGCTTCAGGTTTTGTGGCGTAGAAATAAAATCCCACACTTCGCTGATGCTGCTCTTTATAAATTGCTCACGTTTGAACTGATAGAATCCCATTGGCTAACTGTTTTCTTTTTGTTTCACTTTTATTAATTCTGAAGTATCGTAACCCCTGTCAGCAATTCGTTTTAGCAAATCGTTGTACACTTCAGGCTTCATTTGGGGAGTACGGCTCAAAATCCAAAGGTATTTGTCGGTACTGCTGCCAATCACTGCCCACTGGTAATCCTCATCCAGTTCCAGCACATAGTAATCGCCATAAAATATCCAGAAAAAGGAGACCTTCAATTTGGCAGGTTCATTTACCGGATCGGGTATTTTGGCT
It contains:
- a CDS encoding SRPBCC family protein, which encodes MGFYQFKREQFIKSSISEVWDFISTPQNLKRITPSYMGFDIRTPNLPDAAYEGMIIAYTVRPLLGIPTTWVTEITHVVPQKYFVDEQRVGPYKLWHHEHHIEAVEGGVLMKDIVSYSPPLGFLGQIANALVIRRKLEEIFDYRKKAFEKIFPE
- a CDS encoding lipocalin family protein: MIDNSVVKELDLQKYLGTWYEIARYDHRFERGLVGVTANYSMRPDGKIKVVNSGYENTLDGEYSEAIGKAKIPDPVNEPAKLKVSFFWIFYGDYYVLELDEDYQWAVIGSSTDKYLWILSRTPQMKPEVYNDLLKRIADRGYDTSELIKVKQKENS